GCTGGGGGACTGGAAGCGTTAGTTAGCTGCCGTTGGCCATGTTAGACTCGTTCGTCTGAAGGGGGGCGTTATTTTGCTGATCTACGGTATCGTTATGACGCTAAGCTGCCTCTCGCTGGCCCTGTGGCCACACAAGCGAGCGCAGACCGTTGAAACCCGGATTGCGCAGGGTGACAACGAGTTCTTTGAGGAACAGCGCAGCTACCAAGCCTACCCTTGGTTGCGTGATCCGAAGCGCCTTCGCATCGCCGGAGTTGTCGGAACAGTTTGCGGGCTAATCTTTTGCGCGCTTGAACTCTACCGTCCTAGCTAGGTCCGCAATGGGCGATTATGCCGAATGATTTTTACCGCGTAAGGTCAGCTATCGCCGGTCATCTCCCCAAAAGCTGACTGACTAAAATCCACCCTTATCCGTCATGCCAGCGTAGGCTGGCATCTCAGGCAATGACGCGCCAAGTCGCTTGAGACCTCGGCGCTGACCTTTGGTCGCCCTTCGGGTTGCTGGGGTGACGATCGAGAATATGGAAAACACTCCACCCTTTCCTGTCGTCTCGCGCGGGCCTTGGCCCGCCTCTAGGAATAGCGGGCCTGTTGCGATGAGCCATTCTCATCGCAACAGGCGGTCATCATTCGCTGGTGTTGGTGGCGTTTGCGGCCGGGGCTTCGGCGGCGTTGGCCGCATTGCCGGGCGCGGCGGCATTGGCGCCTTCCGCAGCCGGGGCCGCATCGGCGGCGGGCAGGGGCAGGTTCGACCCTTGCGTGTTGAGCCATGCGATCAGGTTGGCGCGGTCGGCCGGATTGCCCAGGCCGGCAAAGGTCATCTTGGTGCCCGGCGCAAATTCACGCGGGCTTTTCAGCCAGTGATCCAGCGCGTCGAAGCTCCAGTTGCCGCCCTTGCTCTTGAGCGCTTCGGAGAAAGCGAAGCCGCCCTTGCCCTGGCCGATGCCTTCGCCGACCGTGGCGTAGAGATTGGGACCGATGCCGTTGGCTCCGCCCTGGTTGACGGTGTGGCAGGCCGCGCATTTGGCGAAAACCTTCTCGCCCGCCGCGACGTCCGCGCTGGCCAGCAGGGTGTTGAGGCTGGGGCCGCTGGCGGCGCCTTCGCCCTCCGTCTCGACGCCCTCGATGGCATAGCCCATCTTCTCTGGCCGTTCGGACGAATAATATTTCGAACTGATGATCGCACCACCCAGGGCGATGATCCCCGCAAACAAAGCCCAGCCCGCAACGGTATTGAAACGATCGCCCATCTCGCTCGACTTCCCTAAGATTTTTGTTCTGGAGACTGTCGGATGCGCCCCCTCTTGTGCGTTGCCATAATGGGGGACACGCGGTGAAGCAAGCCGGGTTCAACCCTATTGCGCTGTCGTGGCGGAGCAATGCTTGCGCGAAGGCGGCGGAAACCTTAAGCGCGCTTGCGTTCATGGAAAATTATCCCGCCCCCGCCCGTGCAATTGTCGCGGATCTCGCCGCCAAGGCCGCCGCCGATCCCGTCCGCGCCGTCGCTTATCAGGGTGCGCCTGGCGCTAATTCGCATCTGGCGGCGCTCGGCTATGCGCCCGATTGCGTGCCTCTGCCCTGCTTCGCGTTCGAGGATGCGATCGACGCCGTGCGCAGTGGCCAAGCCGCCCGGGCGATCATTCCGATCGAGAACAGCCTGCACGGGCGGGTGGCGGACATGCATTTCCTGCTGCCCGAATCGGGCCTGTCGATCGTCGACGAATATTTCCTGCGCATCCGCCATTGCCTGATGGCGCCGGATACGACCCCGGTGAAGAGCGCGATCAGCCATCCGCAGGCGCTGGGCCAGTGCCGCCATTATCTGCGCGAACGCGGCATCCAGCCGGTCGCCTATGCCGACACGGCGGGCGCGGCGGCGCTGGTGGCGGAAACGAAGACGCCGGGCGAAGGGGCGATCGCGCCCTATCTGGCGGCTGAGCTGTACGGCCTGCGCCTGATCGCCGAGAATATCGAGGATAGCGACGACAATATGACGCGCTTCCTGGTGCTGGCGCGCGAATCGAAGATGCCGGTCGCCAATGTCGGCCCGGTCATGACGACCTTCCTGTTCGAGGTGAAGAATATCCCCGCCGCGCTGTACAAGGCGATGGGCGGTTTCGCCACCAACGGGGTCAATATGACCAAGCTGGAAAGCTATCAGCGCGGGGCGAGCTTCGCCGCGACGGAATTTTATTGCGATATCGAAGGGATGCCCGGCGACCCGGCGGTCGACCGCGCGCTGGCCGAGCTGGAATTCCACACCAAATGGGTGCGGAT
This genomic stretch from Sphingobium sp. BYY-5 harbors:
- a CDS encoding cytochrome c family protein; its protein translation is MGDRFNTVAGWALFAGIIALGGAIISSKYYSSERPEKMGYAIEGVETEGEGAASGPSLNTLLASADVAAGEKVFAKCAACHTVNQGGANGIGPNLYATVGEGIGQGKGGFAFSEALKSKGGNWSFDALDHWLKSPREFAPGTKMTFAGLGNPADRANLIAWLNTQGSNLPLPAADAAPAAEGANAAAPGNAANAAEAPAANATNTSE
- a CDS encoding prephenate dehydratase — encoded protein: MENYPAPARAIVADLAAKAAADPVRAVAYQGAPGANSHLAALGYAPDCVPLPCFAFEDAIDAVRSGQAARAIIPIENSLHGRVADMHFLLPESGLSIVDEYFLRIRHCLMAPDTTPVKSAISHPQALGQCRHYLRERGIQPVAYADTAGAAALVAETKTPGEGAIAPYLAAELYGLRLIAENIEDSDDNMTRFLVLARESKMPVANVGPVMTTFLFEVKNIPAALYKAMGGFATNGVNMTKLESYQRGASFAATEFYCDIEGMPGDPAVDRALAELEFHTKWVRMLGSYRQGRPRT